In the genome of Segatella copri, one region contains:
- a CDS encoding M16 family metallopeptidase, translated as MKYNTYTLDNGLRIIHLPSDSKVVYCGYQINAGTRNEEPGEEGLAHFCEHVTFKGTERRKAWHILNCLESVGGDLNAYTNKEGTVYYSAILKEHIARAVDLLSDIVFHSVYPQAEIDKEVEVICDEIESYNDSPAELIYDEFENILFKGSPLGHNILGTAEQVRAFKTEDALRFTRKLYRPDNAIFFAYGDIDFKKLVKLIGKALTDDSSGKLAEKGCHADFADDADFSGETGDTGFAGARDSEITQMSQAPQMTQISRGAIDSMGSMDPMGSPAGQTIVMQKNTHQAHVMIGTRAYDVNDDRRMPLYLLNNMLGGPGMNAKLNLALREHNGLVYTVESTMVSYGDTGTWSIYFGCDEHDVKRCLRLVRKELDKFMQKPLSDAQLKAAKKQIKGQIGVACDNRENFALDFGKSFLHYGWEKNVDRLYEQVDEITAAQIQAVAQELFDKDRLTTLIFK; from the coding sequence ATGAAATACAATACTTATACATTAGACAACGGACTCCGCATCATCCACCTGCCATCGGACAGCAAGGTGGTGTATTGCGGCTACCAGATAAATGCCGGCACCCGCAACGAGGAGCCGGGCGAAGAGGGCTTGGCTCATTTCTGCGAGCACGTCACCTTCAAGGGCACCGAACGCAGAAAAGCCTGGCACATTCTCAACTGTCTGGAGAGTGTGGGCGGCGACCTGAATGCCTACACCAACAAGGAGGGCACGGTGTATTACTCTGCCATCCTGAAGGAGCACATCGCAAGAGCCGTGGATTTGCTTTCCGACATCGTCTTCCACTCGGTTTATCCGCAGGCGGAGATAGATAAGGAGGTGGAGGTAATCTGCGATGAGATAGAGAGCTATAATGATTCGCCAGCCGAACTGATATATGATGAGTTCGAGAATATCCTCTTCAAGGGTTCGCCGCTGGGGCATAATATTCTGGGCACAGCCGAGCAGGTTCGGGCTTTCAAGACGGAGGATGCGCTGCGCTTCACAAGGAAGCTTTACCGGCCGGATAATGCGATATTCTTCGCTTATGGGGATATTGATTTCAAGAAACTGGTGAAGCTTATCGGGAAGGCGCTCACAGATGATAGTTCGGGCAAGCTTGCTGAGAAGGGTTGTCACGCAGATTTCGCAGATGACGCAGATTTCTCGGGAGAAACGGGAGACACGGGATTCGCGGGGGCACGGGATTCTGAGATTACGCAGATGTCGCAGGCTCCGCAGATGACGCAGATTTCTAGGGGAGCGATAGATTCGATGGGGTCGATGGATCCGATGGGTTCGCCTGCCGGGCAAACGATTGTGATGCAGAAGAATACCCATCAGGCTCATGTGATGATTGGAACCCGGGCTTACGATGTGAACGACGACCGCCGAATGCCGCTCTATCTGCTTAATAATATGCTGGGAGGACCTGGCATGAACGCCAAACTGAACCTCGCCCTCAGAGAGCACAACGGCTTGGTTTACACCGTAGAAAGCACGATGGTTTCCTATGGAGACACGGGCACCTGGAGCATCTATTTCGGCTGCGATGAGCACGACGTGAAGCGCTGCCTCCGCCTGGTTCGCAAGGAGCTGGATAAGTTCATGCAGAAACCATTGAGCGACGCCCAGCTCAAGGCCGCCAAGAAGCAGATAAAGGGCCAGATAGGCGTGGCTTGCGACAACCGCGAGAACTTCGCCCTCGACTTCGGCAAGAGCTTCCTGCACTATGGCTGGGAGAAGAACGTTGACCGCCTCTACGAGCAGGTGGATGAGATTACCGCCGCCCAGATTCAAGCCGTGGCTCAGGAACTGTTTGATAAAGACAGGCTCACCACCCTGATTTTCAAGTAG
- a CDS encoding carbohydrate kinase family protein, translating to MRKVIGIGETVLDIIFKNGKPIEAVPGGSSFNAVISLGRSGVNASFISEAGNDRIGEYVIQFLRDNGVNADNVSIFPESKSPLSLAFLDENNNADYIFYKDHPHDQLEFATPEINPGDIVLFGSFFALNPVVRPQVAGFLEYAKNHGAILYYDINFRASHQNEIMKITPNLIENLEHADFVRGSHEDFGILYKKPEADKVYNAEISFYCKKFICTQGAEPVEVRAENGFAKSYPSEKMKPVSTIGAGDNFNAGFVFGLIKDGITREDIDRGLSEAQWDSLLKSAQEFSTECCKDIYNYVSKEFGEQKKKEL from the coding sequence ATGCGTAAGGTTATAGGAATAGGAGAGACCGTGCTTGACATCATCTTCAAGAACGGCAAGCCGATAGAGGCAGTACCGGGTGGCTCATCGTTCAATGCAGTCATCTCGTTGGGACGTTCGGGCGTGAACGCTTCGTTTATCAGCGAGGCGGGCAACGACCGTATTGGTGAGTATGTGATTCAGTTTCTGAGAGATAACGGCGTGAATGCCGACAATGTGAGCATCTTTCCGGAATCGAAGTCGCCGCTCTCGCTGGCGTTCCTCGACGAGAACAACAATGCCGACTACATCTTCTACAAGGACCATCCCCACGACCAGCTGGAGTTTGCCACTCCCGAAATCAATCCTGGCGACATCGTGCTCTTCGGTTCGTTCTTCGCCCTGAATCCGGTGGTTCGTCCTCAGGTGGCCGGTTTCCTGGAGTACGCCAAGAATCACGGTGCCATCCTCTATTACGACATCAACTTCCGTGCTTCTCATCAGAATGAGATCATGAAGATTACGCCTAATCTGATAGAGAACCTGGAGCACGCCGATTTTGTGCGTGGCAGCCACGAGGACTTCGGAATCCTCTACAAGAAACCGGAGGCAGACAAGGTGTATAATGCCGAAATCAGTTTCTACTGCAAGAAGTTTATCTGCACCCAGGGCGCTGAGCCTGTGGAGGTGAGAGCCGAGAACGGCTTTGCCAAGAGTTATCCTTCGGAGAAGATGAAGCCGGTGAGCACCATCGGAGCCGGCGATAACTTCAATGCCGGTTTCGTATTCGGACTGATCAAGGATGGAATCACCCGCGAGGATATCGACCGTGGCTTATCTGAGGCACAATGGGATAGCCTCCTGAAGAGTGCCCAGGAGTTCTCCACCGAATGCTGCAAGGACATATACAATTATGTTTCCAAGGAATTTGGAGAGCAAAAGAAGAAGGAATTATAA
- a CDS encoding FprA family A-type flavoprotein has protein sequence MTEITNKIYYVGVNDRNKHRFEGLWPLPNGVSYNSYIIDDEKVALVDTVEVDFFTQFLENIHEVIGDREIDYLIINHMEPDHSGSIALIKKYYPNIKIVGNKKTLGMLEGFYGVTDDVVEVKNGETLSLGNHELSFVLIPMVHWPETMVTLDAKNKVLFSGDAFGCFGALNGGIIDTEINCETFWLEMVRYYSNIVGKYGIPVQNALKKLAGVELDYICSTHGPVWHEHIEKVIGMYDKMSKYETEPGLVICYGTMYGNTERMAEIIARAASKAGVKNIVMYNISKTHHSYILRDIFRYKGLIVGAPTYNAGLYHEMEVLLSELANKDVKNHLLGWYGSHCWASKAVAKIQEWNETKLHYEPVGEPVDMKQAITPEVKAQCEALGKAMAEKLLAE, from the coding sequence ATGACTGAGATTACAAACAAGATTTATTACGTAGGCGTTAACGACCGCAACAAGCATCGTTTCGAGGGCCTCTGGCCTTTGCCTAATGGAGTGAGCTACAACTCTTATATCATTGACGATGAGAAGGTAGCGCTGGTAGATACAGTAGAGGTAGATTTCTTCACCCAGTTCCTGGAGAACATCCACGAGGTGATTGGCGACCGCGAAATCGATTACCTCATCATCAACCACATGGAACCTGACCACAGCGGCTCCATCGCCCTCATCAAGAAATATTACCCTAACATCAAGATTGTGGGCAACAAGAAGACCCTGGGAATGCTGGAAGGCTTCTATGGCGTAACTGATGATGTGGTAGAGGTGAAGAATGGCGAAACCCTCTCTCTGGGCAACCACGAGCTGAGCTTCGTTCTCATCCCTATGGTTCACTGGCCAGAGACCATGGTAACCCTCGATGCAAAGAACAAGGTGCTCTTCTCGGGCGATGCGTTCGGCTGCTTCGGTGCGCTGAACGGCGGCATCATCGATACGGAAATCAACTGCGAGACTTTCTGGCTGGAGATGGTTCGCTACTACTCAAACATTGTGGGTAAGTATGGAATCCCTGTTCAGAATGCCTTGAAGAAGTTGGCTGGCGTGGAGCTGGATTACATCTGCTCAACCCATGGTCCGGTTTGGCACGAGCATATTGAGAAGGTTATCGGCATGTATGATAAGATGTCGAAGTACGAGACGGAGCCGGGCTTGGTTATCTGCTACGGCACCATGTACGGCAACACCGAGCGTATGGCTGAAATCATCGCCCGTGCAGCAAGCAAGGCTGGCGTGAAGAACATCGTAATGTACAACATCTCGAAGACTCACCACAGCTACATCCTGCGCGACATCTTCCGCTACAAGGGTCTCATCGTGGGTGCTCCAACCTACAATGCCGGTCTTTATCACGAGATGGAGGTTCTCCTCTCCGAGCTTGCCAATAAGGACGTCAAGAACCACCTTCTTGGCTGGTACGGCTCTCATTGCTGGGCAAGCAAGGCTGTGGCTAAGATTCAGGAGTGGAACGAAACCAAGCTCCACTATGAGCCAGTGGGCGAGCCGGTGGATATGAAGCAGGCGATTACTCCAGAGGTAAAGGCGCAGTGCGAGGCTCTGGGTAAGGCGATGGCTGAGAAGCTGCTGGCGGAATAA